The following coding sequences lie in one Hippopotamus amphibius kiboko isolate mHipAmp2 chromosome 7, mHipAmp2.hap2, whole genome shotgun sequence genomic window:
- the SLC30A3 gene encoding probable proton-coupled zinc antiporter SLC30A3 isoform X2, whose translation MEMSFHHCHRDPLPQPGLTPERLQAQRQLCAACAVCCVFMAGEVVGGYLAHSLAIMTDAAHLLADVGSMMGSLFSLWLSTRPATRTMTFGWHRSETLGALASVVSLWMVTGILLYLAFIRLLHSDYHIEGGAMLLTASVAVCANLLMAFVLHQAGPPHSHGSRGAAYAPLEEGPGEPLPLGNTSVRAAFVHVLGDLLQSLGVLAASVLIYFKPQYKAADPISTFLFSICALGSTAPTLRDVLRVLMEGTPRSVGFEPVRDTLLSVPGVRATHELHLWSLTLTSHVASAHLAIDSTADPEAVLAEATSRLHSRFGFSSCTLQVEQYQPEMAQCLRCREPPQA comes from the exons ATGGAGATGTCCTTCCACCACTGCCACAGGGACCCCCTGCCACAGCCGGGCCTCACCCCTGAGCGGCTGCAGGCGCAGAGGCAGCTGTGTGCCGCCTGTGCTGTGTGCTGCGTCTTCATGGCCGGGGAGGTCGTCG GCGGGTATTTGGCGCACAGCCTGGCCATTATGACCGATGCAGCCCACCTGTTGGCAGATGTGGGCAGCATGATGGGcagcctcttctccctctggctcTCTACCCGTCCAGCCACCCGCACCATGACCTTTGGCTGGCACCGCTCAG AGACTCTGGGGGCTTTGGCCTCTGTGGTCTCCCTCTGGATGGTCACTGGCATCCTCCTGTACCTGGCCTTCATCCGCCTGCTGCACAGCGACTACCACATCGAGGGGGGTGCCATGCTGCTGACCGCCAGCGTCGCAGTCTGTGCCAACCTGCT AATGGCCTTTGTGCTGCACCAGGCTGGGCCCCCCCATAGCCACGGGTCCAGGGGGGCAGCGTATGCACCGCTGGAGGAGGGGCCCGGGGAGCCCCTGCCCCTGGGGAACACCAGCGTCCGGGCGGCCTTTGTGCATGTGTTGGGGGACCTCCTGCAGAGCCTTGGGGTGCTGGCTGCCTCCGTCCTCATCTACTTCAAG CCTCAATACAAGGCAGCTGACCCCATCAGCACCTTCCTCTTCTCCATCTGTGCCCTCGGGTCCACTGCGCCCACCCTCCGAGATGTTCTCCGTGTCCTCATGGAGG GTACCCCCCGAAGTGTGGGATTTGAGCCTGTGCGAGATACCCTGTTGTCAGTGCCTGGAGTTCGGGCAACCCATGAGCTGCACCTGTGGTCCCTTACGCTCACTTCCCATGTTGCCTCCGCACACCTGGCCATTG ACTCCACGGCTGACCCTGAAGCTGTCCTGGCTGAAGCCACATCCCGGCTCCACTCCCGGTTTGGATTCTCCAGCTGTACCCTGCAGGTCGAGCAGTACCAGCCCGAGATGGCCCAGTGCCTGCGCTGCCGGGAGCCCCCCCAAGCCTGA
- the SLC30A3 gene encoding probable proton-coupled zinc antiporter SLC30A3 isoform X1, which produces MEPSPTTGGSETTRLVSPRDRGGAGGGLRLKSLFTEPSEPLPEEPKPMEMSFHHCHRDPLPQPGLTPERLQAQRQLCAACAVCCVFMAGEVVGGYLAHSLAIMTDAAHLLADVGSMMGSLFSLWLSTRPATRTMTFGWHRSETLGALASVVSLWMVTGILLYLAFIRLLHSDYHIEGGAMLLTASVAVCANLLMAFVLHQAGPPHSHGSRGAAYAPLEEGPGEPLPLGNTSVRAAFVHVLGDLLQSLGVLAASVLIYFKPQYKAADPISTFLFSICALGSTAPTLRDVLRVLMEGTPRSVGFEPVRDTLLSVPGVRATHELHLWSLTLTSHVASAHLAIDSTADPEAVLAEATSRLHSRFGFSSCTLQVEQYQPEMAQCLRCREPPQA; this is translated from the exons ATGGAGCCCTCTCCCACCACGGGGGGCTCTGAGACCACTCGCCTGGTGAGCCCCCGAGACCGCGGCGGCGCCGGTGGCGGCCTGCGTTTGAAGAG TCTCTTCACAGAGCCCTCTGAGCCCCTCCCCGAGGAGCCCAAACCCATGGAGATGTCCTTCCACCACTGCCACAGGGACCCCCTGCCACAGCCGGGCCTCACCCCTGAGCGGCTGCAGGCGCAGAGGCAGCTGTGTGCCGCCTGTGCTGTGTGCTGCGTCTTCATGGCCGGGGAGGTCGTCG GCGGGTATTTGGCGCACAGCCTGGCCATTATGACCGATGCAGCCCACCTGTTGGCAGATGTGGGCAGCATGATGGGcagcctcttctccctctggctcTCTACCCGTCCAGCCACCCGCACCATGACCTTTGGCTGGCACCGCTCAG AGACTCTGGGGGCTTTGGCCTCTGTGGTCTCCCTCTGGATGGTCACTGGCATCCTCCTGTACCTGGCCTTCATCCGCCTGCTGCACAGCGACTACCACATCGAGGGGGGTGCCATGCTGCTGACCGCCAGCGTCGCAGTCTGTGCCAACCTGCT AATGGCCTTTGTGCTGCACCAGGCTGGGCCCCCCCATAGCCACGGGTCCAGGGGGGCAGCGTATGCACCGCTGGAGGAGGGGCCCGGGGAGCCCCTGCCCCTGGGGAACACCAGCGTCCGGGCGGCCTTTGTGCATGTGTTGGGGGACCTCCTGCAGAGCCTTGGGGTGCTGGCTGCCTCCGTCCTCATCTACTTCAAG CCTCAATACAAGGCAGCTGACCCCATCAGCACCTTCCTCTTCTCCATCTGTGCCCTCGGGTCCACTGCGCCCACCCTCCGAGATGTTCTCCGTGTCCTCATGGAGG GTACCCCCCGAAGTGTGGGATTTGAGCCTGTGCGAGATACCCTGTTGTCAGTGCCTGGAGTTCGGGCAACCCATGAGCTGCACCTGTGGTCCCTTACGCTCACTTCCCATGTTGCCTCCGCACACCTGGCCATTG ACTCCACGGCTGACCCTGAAGCTGTCCTGGCTGAAGCCACATCCCGGCTCCACTCCCGGTTTGGATTCTCCAGCTGTACCCTGCAGGTCGAGCAGTACCAGCCCGAGATGGCCCAGTGCCTGCGCTGCCGGGAGCCCCCCCAAGCCTGA